The Lentimicrobiaceae bacterium genome includes the window AACCAAACTAACGGCACTTTCAAGGGGTAGAAACTTGTTTGGCTACAGCCCATACCCCGACAGCGTTATTGAAGGTTTTTGCAAACTATCTATTGAGAATGGAATCTCGATTATGAGAATTTTCGATGCTCTTAACGATTTCAATAATGTTAAATCGACAATAGAATACGTTAAAAAATATAATGCCATCGCCGATTGTGCTTTGGTTTATACAGTTGATTCAAAACCGTGCAGAAAAAATAAATTCAGATGTTTTTTCAATCTCTATCGCGAGCCCGAAAAGGTATTTACCTTAGAATATTTTTTAGCTAAAGCAAAAGAATTGGAACTGATGGGTGCCGATATTATTACCATAAAAGATATGGCAGGACTGATAAAACCTGATATTGCCGGCAAATTGGTTAAACTTTTAAAAGAAAATGTAGATGTTCCCATCGATTTGCATACGCATTGCACACCCGGATACGGAGTTGCCTCAGCATTGATGGCTATTGTCAACGGAGTTGATATACTTGATACCGACATTGGTTGTTTTGCCGGTGGCACATCAAATCCTCCTTTTGAAATTGTGCAAATATTCTGCGATAAATTAGGCATTGATACTAATGTTAATCTTGAGGCTGTTTCGAAAATTGCTCCAATTTTGCGAGAAATTCGCACTGAATTAAAAGAATTTGACAATTACAAATCATTCCCAAGAGAGTTTGATTTATTATCCGATAAATTACCTGCCGAAATAGATGCTTTGTTTGATAAGGCAATTGAAGAAGCTAAAAAAGACGATACAGAAAGTTTACTTGAAACTTGCCATCAAATCGAACATTGGTTTGGTTATCCGCCAGCAGACGAAAAAATAAAAGTCGCCGAAATACCCGGTGGTATGTATTCAAACATGATAGCTCAGCTAAAACAGCTAAAAATGGAAGACAAGCTAAACCGAGCTATAGAACTTATACCTAAGGTTAGAATGGATGCGGGAAGTCCACCTTTGGTTACGCCTACAAGTCAGATAGTTGGAGTACAAGCAGTTAATTGTGCTATAGACGAGACTAAAAGAAACCCTGAATATACCACTAAATCGGTGCAATTTATAAATTTGGTCAAAGGTGGTTATGGAGCAACGCCTGTTCCTATTGACGAAGAATTTAGGTTTAAAATTGCAGGTGTTTACAAGGAAGAAGATTACGACCCAAGCACCTACACCAAGCAGGAAAATCCGACATTTCCGGAATTTAATAATGCAGTTTTGGCAAAAGATTTAAAGGAAGAATTGCTTTTGGAATTGTTCCCACAGGTAGCTTACAATTTCTTATACTCCGGTATTAAGAAAAAATGTGAAGAAATTGTTGAAAACGAGCGCCGCGCAAAAGAAGAGAAAATCTTAAAGGAAAAGAGAGAATACGAAGAACTTTCGTCAGAAGCAAAACAAGAAAGGTTGCTACAGGGGTTGTACAGTTATGATTGGGCTACGGGATTTGAGTAGAAAAGGTCTCTGAGTCCATCAAGAATCGAAAAACTGAAGCAACGGTTCGGTGCTACGCACCTTTGGTGTAACATGTATAATTTATGCTATAAATTGTGCGGTGCTAACGCACCTTTGTTGGCAATTAGCCCCGAAACTTTGGAGTGCAATTAGTACAATTACTAATTTATAATTGTTAATTATTAATTGCCCCGAAACTCGTAACTCGCACCATTCACCAACCACCATTCACCAATCACTAATTTATTTTGTACCCAAAACGATCCAACTGCTGGTCGTCTTGTCGCCAGTTTTTGCTTACTTTAACAACGAGTTCCAAAAAAACTTTACTACCGATAAATTCTTCTATGTCTTTTCGGCTTTCTATACCTACTTTTTTGATGGCTTTACCGTTGTTGCCAATCAGAATAGCTTTTTGAGTCTCACGTTCGACAAAAATAACGGCATTAATGACGACTATATCTTCTTTTTCTACATAGTTTTCAATAAAGACTTCGGTGGCGTATGGGATTTCGTCGCGGTAGTTTAAGAATATTTTTTCTCGAATTATTTCCG containing:
- a CDS encoding carboxylase, encoding MHKKSILIRDLTLRDGQQSLFATRMTQSQVDRVLPLFNEANFYAMEVWGGAVPDSVMRYLNESPWTRLNKINDAVGEKTKLTALSRGRNLFGYSPYPDSVIEGFCKLSIENGISIMRIFDALNDFNNVKSTIEYVKKYNAIADCALVYTVDSKPCRKNKFRCFFNLYREPEKVFTLEYFLAKAKELELMGADIITIKDMAGLIKPDIAGKLVKLLKENVDVPIDLHTHCTPGYGVASALMAIVNGVDILDTDIGCFAGGTSNPPFEIVQIFCDKLGIDTNVNLEAVSKIAPILREIRTELKEFDNYKSFPREFDLLSDKLPAEIDALFDKAIEEAKKDDTESLLETCHQIEHWFGYPPADEKIKVAEIPGGMYSNMIAQLKQLKMEDKLNRAIELIPKVRMDAGSPPLVTPTSQIVGVQAVNCAIDETKRNPEYTTKSVQFINLVKGGYGATPVPIDEEFRFKIAGVYKEEDYDPSTYTKQENPTFPEFNNAVLAKDLKEELLLELFPQVAYNFLYSGIKKKCEEIVENERRAKEEKILKEKREYEELSSEAKQERLLQGLYSYDWATGFE